The following proteins come from a genomic window of Bartonella apihabitans:
- a CDS encoding invasion associated locus B family protein, with translation MGLCLALAQAQNQQAPNQQDVPAPKTFGAWTKVCSLPPGTPNVQCEVVQNVRAQNRPDIAFRVTLYKLPKNQGTLMRVFVPIRVELRLGVGIKIDNKDMGKMEYRRCLGDNCVAEAFLKDDDLKSFLEGKMATYFIFTTPEEGVGGMIDLNGLKDAYNSLPKE, from the coding sequence ATGGGACTTTGTCTTGCTTTAGCACAGGCACAAAACCAGCAGGCACCAAACCAGCAGGATGTACCTGCTCCCAAAACTTTTGGAGCATGGACAAAAGTCTGTTCTTTGCCGCCGGGGACCCCGAATGTTCAATGTGAAGTTGTACAAAATGTGCGTGCGCAAAACCGGCCGGATATTGCTTTTCGTGTAACGCTTTATAAGCTGCCGAAGAATCAGGGAACACTTATGCGTGTCTTTGTACCGATCCGGGTTGAACTGCGTCTGGGTGTGGGAATCAAGATTGATAATAAAGACATGGGCAAAATGGAATATCGGCGCTGCCTCGGCGACAATTGCGTGGCAGAAGCATTCCTGAAAGATGACGATCTCAAATCGTTTCTTGAAGGGAAAATGGCAACCTATTTCATATTCACGACACCTGAAGAAGGCGTTGGCGGTATGATTGATCTCAATGGTTTGAAAGACGCCTATAATTCATTACCCAAAGAATAA
- the tldD gene encoding metalloprotease TldD — translation MKPLIEQFDVGANDVQSIVKDTLKNADDGELFLEYRESKSLLFDNGRLKNGSFDQDKGFGLRAVAGEATGYAHSGELTKAALKRASDAAKAVTNGYQGNYGAAPRGTNKKLYDELNPLSKPSFQTKVALLQKINSYIRNKNDAVRQVSVSLAGSLQQVEILRADGELVRDVRPLVRLAVSVVAAKGDRLENGFYGCGGREAFDRFITEDNWQMAADEALRMALINLEAEPAPAGTFDVVLASGWPGVMLHEAVGHGLEGDFNRKKTSAFSGLMGQQVAAKGVTVIDDGSIAGRRGSLTVDDEGTPSARNVLIEDGKLVGYMQDRLNARLMGMRPTGNGRRESYACAPMPRMTNTMMLGGQYTPEEVLGSLKDGIYAVSFGGGQVDITSGKFVFECTEAYRVRNGKIVAPIKGATLIGNGPEAMKRITMIGNDPKLDNGIGTCGKNGQSVPVGVGLPHLRINAMTIGGTAV, via the coding sequence ATGAAACCGCTGATCGAACAATTCGACGTTGGAGCCAATGATGTCCAATCAATTGTGAAGGACACGTTGAAAAATGCTGATGACGGAGAACTGTTTCTTGAATATCGGGAAAGTAAATCGCTCCTTTTCGACAATGGACGACTGAAAAATGGTTCCTTCGATCAGGATAAAGGCTTCGGTTTACGTGCTGTCGCGGGTGAGGCAACAGGTTACGCCCATTCCGGAGAGCTTACAAAAGCGGCATTAAAAAGAGCGTCTGATGCGGCAAAAGCTGTCACCAACGGTTACCAAGGAAATTATGGTGCAGCGCCACGTGGTACCAATAAAAAGCTTTATGACGAATTAAACCCGCTCTCTAAACCTTCGTTTCAAACTAAAGTTGCCCTCCTCCAAAAGATCAATTCCTATATTCGCAATAAAAATGATGCCGTACGGCAAGTCTCTGTATCGCTTGCCGGTTCTTTGCAACAGGTCGAGATTTTACGTGCCGATGGCGAGCTTGTACGCGATGTTCGCCCGCTTGTGCGCCTTGCCGTGTCCGTGGTTGCAGCCAAAGGTGACAGACTTGAAAACGGCTTTTATGGCTGTGGCGGTCGTGAAGCTTTCGACCGCTTTATTACCGAAGACAATTGGCAAATGGCTGCCGATGAAGCGCTCCGTATGGCTCTGATAAACCTTGAAGCCGAGCCTGCGCCGGCTGGCACATTCGACGTTGTTCTTGCAAGCGGGTGGCCCGGTGTCATGTTGCATGAAGCTGTCGGACATGGGCTTGAAGGCGATTTTAACCGTAAAAAGACTTCTGCTTTTTCAGGTCTCATGGGGCAACAGGTTGCTGCAAAAGGTGTAACCGTTATCGATGACGGCTCGATTGCAGGGCGTCGTGGGTCGCTTACCGTTGATGACGAAGGAACACCTTCCGCACGTAATGTTCTGATCGAAGACGGAAAGCTTGTCGGCTATATGCAAGACCGGCTTAATGCGCGTTTGATGGGTATGCGCCCCACCGGCAACGGACGGCGTGAATCCTATGCCTGTGCACCAATGCCCAGAATGACCAATACAATGATGTTAGGCGGCCAATACACACCAGAAGAAGTGCTCGGCTCCTTGAAGGACGGTATCTATGCCGTTTCCTTCGGTGGCGGTCAGGTTGACATCACTTCCGGAAAATTTGTGTTCGAATGTACCGAAGCCTATCGTGTCAGAAATGGCAAAATTGTTGCCCCGATCAAAGGAGCTACGCTTATCGGCAATGGCCCTGAAGCCATGAAACGCATCACAATGATCGGCAACGACCCCAAACTTGACAATGGCATCGGTACCTGTGGCAAGAATGGCCAAAGTGTTCCTGTCGGTGTCGGACTTCCGCATTTGCGTATCAATGCAATGACGATTGGCGGCACTGCCGTTTGA
- a CDS encoding heme o synthase, which yields MSISKQESPQPHMPIASPADANDYIILLKPRVMSLVVFTALVGMMVAPEPINPVLGFVAILCIAVGGGASGALNMWYDADIDAIMKRTRKRPIPAGKVTGGEVLVFGLVLSALSVFTMGIFINWFSAAFLAFTIFFYVVIYTMWLKRSTPQNIVIGGAAGAFPPMIGWAAATGTISIESVILFLIIFMWTPPHFWALSLFVTTDYGEAHIPMMPNVKGERSTKNQILVYAVLMALCGIAPYFLSFAGITYGILSTILGVIFIYYSYELWKTEQREQTVAKAKKLFFFSLIYLAALFAILLVESLATRLISYLGA from the coding sequence ATGTCTATATCAAAGCAAGAATCGCCTCAACCGCATATGCCGATTGCTTCTCCGGCCGATGCGAATGACTATATAATTCTGTTAAAACCGCGGGTGATGTCACTTGTGGTCTTTACAGCTCTTGTCGGCATGATGGTTGCTCCCGAACCTATCAATCCGGTTTTAGGCTTTGTTGCGATTTTATGTATTGCTGTTGGCGGTGGAGCATCCGGTGCTTTGAATATGTGGTATGATGCCGACATTGATGCCATCATGAAACGCACCAGAAAACGTCCGATACCGGCTGGCAAGGTAACTGGCGGAGAAGTGCTGGTTTTCGGGCTTGTGCTTTCTGCCTTGTCAGTATTCACAATGGGCATTTTCATTAACTGGTTTTCGGCCGCATTCCTTGCCTTTACAATATTCTTTTATGTTGTGATTTATACAATGTGGCTGAAACGTTCGACACCGCAAAACATTGTTATTGGCGGTGCTGCCGGTGCTTTCCCTCCTATGATCGGCTGGGCAGCAGCAACAGGCACAATCAGTATCGAGAGCGTTATATTATTCCTCATCATATTTATGTGGACCCCGCCGCATTTCTGGGCACTTTCGCTTTTTGTCACGACCGATTACGGGGAAGCGCATATCCCTATGATGCCTAATGTGAAGGGTGAACGGTCGACCAAAAATCAGATATTGGTTTACGCGGTTCTCATGGCTCTTTGCGGTATCGCGCCTTATTTTTTAAGTTTTGCAGGCATCACTTATGGAATTTTGTCAACGATTTTAGGTGTTATTTTTATCTATTATTCTTACGAGCTTTGGAAAACCGAACAACGTGAGCAAACAGTGGCAAAGGCAAAGAAATTGTTTTTCTTTTCGCTAATCTATCTCGCTGCACTCTTTGCTATATTACTCGTAGAATCGCTGGCTACTCGCCTCATAAGCTATTTGGGAGCGTGA
- a CDS encoding exodeoxyribonuclease VII small subunit: MAEQKDNADVSQMSFEKALGALEEIVEKLERGDVALDETIRIYERGEALKKHCDKLLKEAENKVDKIRLSREGEPEGLEPLDAEQ, from the coding sequence ATGGCAGAACAGAAAGATAATGCCGATGTTTCTCAAATGAGTTTCGAGAAAGCACTTGGCGCTTTGGAAGAAATTGTTGAAAAACTCGAGCGCGGCGATGTCGCACTTGATGAGACAATTCGTATTTACGAGCGTGGCGAAGCTTTGAAAAAACATTGTGACAAGCTTTTAAAAGAAGCCGAAAACAAGGTTGATAAAATTCGCTTGTCGCGCGAGGGAGAACCGGAAGGGCTGGAACCGCTTGATGCCGAACAATAA
- a CDS encoding TlyA family RNA methyltransferase: MPERLRLDTLLVERNFFSTRSRARDAIARGTVTINGIVVKKAGQAVLENADIGVFDPAQHYVSRAALKLIAALSYFPVKTEGVTALDIGASTGGFTEVLLEKGASHVIAVDVGHGQLHPSLIGHPAITLYEGVNARDLEKAHLKNRHIQLVVSDVSFISLKLALPPALHLAESGAQAVLLVKPQFEIGREGLGRGGIVKDPSRAESVAHELFNWLDGLDKWHAKGLIASPIEGGDGNREYLLFGEKSND, from the coding sequence ATGCCGGAACGGCTAAGATTGGACACGCTTCTCGTTGAAAGAAATTTCTTTTCAACACGTTCACGCGCCCGGGATGCCATTGCGCGAGGTACTGTAACCATCAATGGCATTGTTGTGAAAAAAGCAGGGCAAGCTGTTTTGGAAAACGCCGATATCGGCGTTTTCGACCCTGCTCAACATTATGTATCCCGTGCCGCTTTGAAACTTATTGCGGCACTTTCATATTTTCCGGTTAAAACAGAGGGTGTAACCGCGCTTGATATCGGCGCTTCAACGGGAGGATTTACCGAGGTTTTGCTTGAAAAAGGGGCAAGTCACGTCATAGCCGTTGATGTCGGTCACGGGCAACTCCACCCTTCACTTATTGGTCATCCGGCAATCACCCTTTATGAGGGGGTGAATGCTCGTGACCTTGAGAAAGCCCACTTGAAAAATCGTCACATTCAACTCGTCGTCTCGGATGTGAGTTTTATATCGCTAAAATTGGCGTTGCCACCGGCATTACATCTCGCTGAAAGTGGTGCGCAGGCAGTGCTTCTTGTCAAACCACAATTTGAAATCGGGCGCGAAGGGTTAGGGCGGGGCGGCATTGTCAAAGATCCATCCCGTGCAGAAAGTGTGGCTCACGAGCTTTTTAATTGGCTTGACGGGCTTGATAAGTGGCATGCAAAAGGGCTGATTGCTTCACCGATTGAAGGCGGTGACGGAAATCGCGAATATTTACTTTTCGGAGAAAAAAGCAATGATTGA
- a CDS encoding class I SAM-dependent RNA methyltransferase: MIEEVVIDHVGVAGDGVAKTKHGAVYVPFALPQEVANIAAENGHGTIIALKKRSPERVEAKCRHFEACGGCALQHWADQPYQMWKRSLVVDALEGRKITTNVDPVIPCEPHTRRRMILTARVTPKGQIVGFNRYQSHEVVAIEECPVSRPELVDALGAIRSIAALLANYAKEIRINVTLAENGIDVALEGCKINDEKLRQRLVEEGLKQSFIRLTADGEIIIEKERPELHFGSAAVELAPGGFLQATKEAEEFMASLVMQGLKKAKNAADLFSGAGTFTFRMAEKMKVHAVENDDDALKSLDRAYRQSVGLKTVTYEKRDLFRRPLLPRELEAFDGLVFDPPRAGAEEQAREIAKTNIPHVVAVSCNPVTMARDLSILIEGGYTIEKLVPIDQFLWSPHVEAVALLKKRKPKPGWRL; this comes from the coding sequence ATGATTGAAGAGGTCGTAATCGACCATGTCGGAGTCGCAGGTGATGGTGTTGCAAAGACGAAGCATGGCGCAGTCTATGTCCCGTTTGCGCTTCCTCAAGAAGTTGCCAATATCGCCGCTGAAAATGGTCACGGCACCATCATTGCTTTGAAAAAACGCTCGCCCGAAAGAGTTGAAGCAAAATGCAGACATTTTGAGGCCTGCGGTGGTTGTGCCTTGCAGCATTGGGCCGATCAACCCTACCAAATGTGGAAAAGATCTCTGGTTGTCGATGCATTGGAGGGGAGAAAAATAACCACCAATGTGGATCCCGTTATTCCATGTGAGCCGCATACTCGCCGCCGTATGATATTGACCGCCCGTGTCACGCCGAAAGGACAAATTGTCGGTTTTAACCGCTACCAATCCCATGAAGTTGTCGCAATCGAGGAATGTCCTGTCTCGCGTCCGGAGCTTGTTGATGCACTTGGGGCAATCAGATCAATTGCTGCTTTATTGGCAAATTACGCGAAGGAAATACGGATTAATGTGACACTGGCGGAAAACGGAATTGATGTCGCATTGGAGGGCTGTAAAATCAATGATGAAAAATTGCGCCAGCGGCTTGTAGAAGAGGGCTTGAAACAATCTTTCATACGTTTGACGGCAGATGGTGAAATCATCATAGAGAAAGAAAGACCGGAACTTCATTTCGGTTCGGCCGCTGTTGAATTGGCTCCGGGCGGTTTTTTGCAAGCGACCAAAGAAGCGGAAGAGTTTATGGCGAGCCTTGTCATGCAAGGCTTGAAGAAAGCAAAAAATGCGGCCGATCTTTTTTCCGGTGCGGGCACATTTACATTCCGTATGGCCGAAAAAATGAAAGTTCATGCCGTTGAAAATGATGATGACGCTTTGAAAAGCCTTGATCGTGCCTATCGTCAATCGGTCGGGCTAAAGACTGTAACCTATGAAAAGCGGGATTTATTCCGTCGTCCGCTTTTGCCGCGTGAATTGGAAGCTTTTGACGGCCTTGTTTTTGACCCGCCACGGGCAGGTGCCGAAGAACAGGCGCGGGAAATTGCCAAAACGAATATCCCGCATGTGGTTGCGGTTTCCTGTAATCCGGTCACAATGGCGCGTGATTTATCTATTTTGATTGAGGGTGGCTACACAATTGAAAAGCTCGTGCCGATAGACCAGTTTTTATGGTCACCCCATGTCGAGGCAGTTGCTTTACTCAAAAAGCGCAAGCCCAAACCGGGCTGGCGCCTTTAA
- the dxs gene encoding 1-deoxy-D-xylulose-5-phosphate synthase has product MSRPSTPLLDKIHLPEDLRRLPESALTEVANELRAETIDAVSVTGGHLGAGLGVVELTVALHYVFNTPEDRIIWDVGHQAYPHKILTGRRDRIRTLRQEGGLSGFTKRSESIYDPFGAGHSSTSISAGLGMAVASELKHEKRRNVVAVIGDGAMSAGMAYEAMNNAGSLDARLIVILNDNDMSIAPPTGAMSAYLARLVSSPSYRNLRERAKALSKKLPKFFWDKARRGEEFARGFLTGGTLFEELGFYYVGPIDGHNIEHLLPVLKNVREHPNGPVLVHVVTRKGKGYAPAEAASDKYHGVSRFNVVTGEQIKVQSKAPSYTKVFADSLIKEATLDDKIVAVTAAMPSGTGLDKFAKKFPERMFDVGIAEQHAVTFAAGMSCEGLKPFVAIYSTFLQRAYDQIVHDVSIQQLPVKFAIDRAGFVGADGSTHAGSYDTVFLSALPGFVVMAPSDELELMNMVRTAAAYDQGPISFRYPRGEGVGLKLPERGELIEIGKGRILREGNKVALLGFGTRLQEALAAADELGAAGLSTTVADARFAKPLDEDLVRRLALEHEVLVTIEEGAAGGFGAQVLQFLARDGLLDKGLKIRTMTLPDKYLYHGPQAKVLADVGLDKTGIVNTVFAALGREALVTPQIRA; this is encoded by the coding sequence TTGTCGCGACCATCAACACCATTGTTGGACAAGATACATCTGCCGGAGGATCTGCGCCGCTTGCCGGAAAGCGCCTTGACAGAAGTCGCTAATGAATTGCGGGCTGAAACAATTGATGCCGTATCGGTAACAGGGGGACATTTGGGCGCGGGGCTCGGCGTGGTAGAACTTACTGTCGCTTTGCATTATGTATTTAATACACCCGAAGACCGCATCATCTGGGATGTCGGTCATCAGGCTTACCCCCATAAAATACTGACGGGCAGGCGTGATCGTATCCGTACTCTTCGTCAGGAAGGGGGATTATCGGGTTTTACCAAACGCAGCGAAAGCATTTATGATCCGTTCGGGGCTGGGCATTCTTCAACGTCCATTTCTGCAGGCCTCGGTATGGCTGTTGCCAGTGAACTTAAGCACGAAAAAAGGCGTAATGTTGTTGCCGTTATCGGTGACGGCGCAATGTCTGCTGGCATGGCTTATGAAGCGATGAACAATGCCGGTTCGCTTGATGCACGGCTTATTGTTATTCTTAACGATAACGATATGTCGATTGCTCCGCCAACCGGCGCTATGAGTGCCTATCTTGCACGACTGGTTTCAAGCCCTTCATACCGTAATCTGCGTGAACGCGCCAAAGCTTTAAGTAAAAAGCTTCCCAAATTTTTCTGGGATAAAGCCCGTCGCGGGGAAGAATTTGCTCGTGGTTTTCTAACCGGCGGAACGCTGTTTGAAGAGCTGGGTTTCTACTATGTCGGACCGATCGACGGTCACAATATCGAGCATCTCCTGCCGGTTTTGAAAAATGTCCGCGAACATCCGAATGGTCCGGTTCTTGTTCATGTTGTTACACGCAAAGGCAAGGGCTATGCACCGGCTGAAGCAGCAAGTGACAAATATCACGGCGTTAGCCGTTTCAATGTTGTGACCGGTGAACAAATAAAGGTTCAGAGCAAAGCTCCCTCCTATACCAAAGTATTTGCCGATTCTTTGATTAAAGAAGCAACGCTTGACGACAAGATTGTTGCTGTTACTGCAGCAATGCCTTCCGGAACGGGGCTCGACAAATTTGCCAAAAAGTTTCCGGAACGAATGTTCGATGTCGGTATTGCCGAGCAACATGCGGTCACTTTTGCAGCCGGTATGTCTTGTGAAGGGCTCAAACCTTTCGTGGCAATCTATTCCACATTTCTCCAGCGTGCTTATGACCAGATTGTTCATGACGTTTCCATACAACAATTGCCGGTGAAATTTGCAATTGACCGTGCCGGTTTTGTCGGTGCCGATGGTTCAACCCATGCCGGAAGTTATGACACGGTGTTTTTGTCGGCACTTCCGGGCTTTGTTGTCATGGCACCTTCCGACGAATTGGAATTGATGAATATGGTGCGTACAGCCGCAGCCTATGATCAGGGGCCGATTTCATTCCGCTATCCACGTGGTGAAGGCGTAGGTCTCAAATTGCCGGAGCGTGGCGAACTGATCGAAATTGGTAAGGGACGCATTCTTCGCGAGGGGAATAAAGTGGCATTATTGGGCTTCGGTACCCGTTTGCAGGAGGCTCTTGCTGCCGCCGATGAATTGGGAGCCGCAGGTCTTTCGACAACTGTTGCAGATGCCCGTTTTGCAAAACCGCTCGACGAAGATCTTGTCCGTCGCCTTGCGCTTGAGCACGAGGTTCTTGTCACAATCGAAGAAGGGGCCGCCGGAGGTTTTGGTGCACAAGTCTTGCAATTCCTCGCAAGGGATGGATTGCTCGATAAAGGGCTAAAAATTCGCACAATGACATTGCCGGATAAATATCTCTATCATGGCCCGCAAGCGAAAGTTCTTGCCGATGTTGGTCTTGATAAAACCGGTATTGTCAATACAGTCTTTGCCGCTCTCGGGCGCGAAGCATTGGTGACACCACAAATTCGGGCCTGA
- a CDS encoding cbb3-type cytochrome c oxidase subunit I: protein MSEHVKRSFFSSILNPDSKTIGTLYLVLAIVAGVIGAIFSFVLRLALNGTSLAFLPVSLSGDPVLLSFMNTAHALILVFFMVMPALVGGFANWFIPLMIGTHNVAFPRANLLAFLLLPLTIVLGFMALLSIGDESRFKFLMLASVFVGSISFIISFVNFITTIITMRAPGLTLSRLPVFVWSVLVSSFLGLVSVLAMLAALTELIFSGSSTVGQLSMMVWFFSHPQIYVLLLPAFGIVSEILVTFCKRRLWMENAVIAAMVFIGAISLVLWMNDLFQFEKPEIMGHYFKVALPFVVLPTAFILLSWLVTLLKSRFEFKTPMLWAMGFVFIVLMGQISALQLVTTGNAANQWNQSAFVAHFHYILSLSAVFAIFAGWYYWLPKMTGYICRKSTMQVHFWLLFIGVNAIFLPQHLNQLSGGIIFNQNALGVSSSLGALLAALSVVVFLFGLAETFITKRKAQDNPWGEGALTLEWQLPSPPNKDVWEKVPVITK, encoded by the coding sequence ATGTCTGAACACGTAAAAAGAAGTTTTTTTTCTTCGATATTAAATCCGGATAGCAAAACTATTGGCACCCTCTATCTGGTGCTTGCTATTGTTGCCGGTGTTATCGGGGCAATATTTTCGTTTGTTTTGCGTCTGGCTTTGAACGGGACGAGTCTGGCTTTCCTTCCGGTTTCTTTGTCCGGTGACCCTGTCCTGTTGTCGTTCATGAACACTGCCCACGCGCTGATTCTCGTGTTCTTTATGGTTATGCCGGCGCTGGTTGGCGGTTTTGCCAACTGGTTTATTCCGTTAATGATCGGCACTCATAATGTCGCATTTCCCCGCGCAAATTTGTTGGCTTTCTTACTTTTGCCCCTCACAATTGTTTTAGGCTTTATGGCACTTTTGTCTATCGGTGATGAAAGCCGCTTCAAATTTTTAATGTTGGCAAGCGTTTTTGTCGGTTCGATTTCATTCATCATCAGTTTTGTCAATTTTATTACGACAATTATCACAATGCGTGCCCCCGGCCTTACACTTTCACGTTTGCCGGTTTTTGTATGGTCGGTGCTTGTATCCTCTTTTCTGGGGCTGGTTTCGGTGCTGGCAATGCTTGCCGCTTTGACCGAACTGATTTTCAGTGGCTCTAGCACTGTCGGACAACTATCGATGATGGTATGGTTTTTCAGCCATCCGCAGATCTATGTTCTGTTATTGCCAGCCTTCGGGATTGTCAGTGAAATACTGGTGACCTTCTGCAAGCGTCGGCTGTGGATGGAAAATGCTGTGATTGCGGCGATGGTATTTATCGGTGCTATCAGTCTGGTTCTCTGGATGAATGATCTCTTCCAATTCGAAAAACCCGAGATCATGGGGCATTATTTCAAGGTTGCGCTGCCTTTCGTTGTTCTGCCAACAGCGTTTATCCTCTTGAGCTGGCTGGTCACATTGTTAAAAAGCCGGTTTGAATTTAAAACGCCAATGCTCTGGGCAATGGGCTTTGTCTTTATCGTACTGATGGGGCAAATTTCAGCGCTGCAACTTGTAACCACCGGAAATGCTGCGAACCAATGGAACCAGTCAGCCTTTGTTGCCCATTTCCATTACATTCTCTCTTTAAGTGCAGTCTTTGCCATTTTTGCCGGCTGGTATTACTGGTTACCAAAAATGACGGGCTATATTTGCCGCAAATCCACAATGCAAGTGCACTTCTGGTTATTGTTTATCGGCGTTAACGCCATTTTCCTGCCTCAACATCTCAATCAACTGAGCGGCGGAATTATTTTCAACCAGAATGCGCTAGGCGTTTCATCGTCTCTCGGCGCACTTCTCGCCGCTCTCTCGGTTGTTGTTTTTCTTTTTGGTTTGGCTGAAACCTTTATTACGAAACGGAAAGCACAAGATAATCCGTGGGGCGAGGGGGCTTTGACATTGGAATGGCAATTGCCGTCACCGCCAAACAAAGATGTCTGGGAAAAAGTGCCCGTTATTACAAAATAA
- a CDS encoding YeeE/YedE family protein: MYTVVSGQPQKLSNHFTLPKIISALFIVLAAIWLSVSYSVEQGLLLLVGAALGITLYHASFGFTSAWRNFILEGRGRGLRVQMLMLAIAVLLFFPTLSLGEVFGHPVNGSLAPLSLSVIIGAFMFGVGMQLAGGCASGVLFTLGGGNARMLLVLAFFVLGGFVSTAHASFWANMPALQPVSLVKTLGAPLGIIVSLVLFAIIAALTVVIEKRRHGALEQEKATTHKGLQRFFRGPWPMVWGGVALALLNYLTLVISGKPWSIAGAFPIWGAKISSALGIDVASWQFWQNPGNAKNLSSSIFSNVTSVMDFGIIAGAMLAAGLAGRFAFKFRMPIGSACAAVIGGLLLGYGARVGFGCNIGAYFSGIASGSLHGWLWVAAAFFGNTAGVYLRPVFYKNPQTAPQIKSC; the protein is encoded by the coding sequence ATGTACACGGTCGTGTCTGGTCAGCCTCAAAAGCTGTCTAATCATTTTACACTTCCCAAAATTATCAGCGCTTTATTCATTGTGCTTGCCGCGATTTGGCTCTCGGTTAGCTATAGCGTTGAGCAAGGGCTTTTGCTTCTTGTCGGTGCAGCCCTTGGAATAACGCTTTACCATGCATCATTCGGCTTTACGTCCGCCTGGCGCAATTTCATCCTTGAAGGTCGTGGGCGCGGTTTGCGCGTGCAAATGCTTATGCTGGCAATTGCCGTTTTGCTTTTTTTCCCGACTTTAAGCCTTGGGGAAGTTTTCGGACACCCCGTCAATGGCTCACTCGCCCCATTAAGCCTTTCGGTTATCATCGGAGCATTCATGTTCGGCGTGGGAATGCAACTTGCCGGTGGCTGTGCTTCCGGCGTGTTGTTTACCCTCGGGGGCGGTAATGCACGTATGCTTCTGGTTCTCGCATTTTTTGTTCTAGGCGGTTTTGTTTCAACAGCACATGCTTCATTCTGGGCAAATATGCCGGCATTACAACCCGTGTCATTGGTCAAAACCCTTGGCGCACCATTAGGCATTATTGTTTCGCTCGTGCTCTTTGCAATTATTGCCGCACTGACAGTCGTCATCGAAAAACGTCGTCACGGCGCGCTTGAACAGGAAAAGGCGACAACTCATAAAGGTTTACAACGTTTTTTCCGTGGCCCTTGGCCGATGGTTTGGGGCGGCGTTGCTCTGGCACTCCTCAATTATCTGACACTGGTCATTTCCGGTAAGCCATGGAGTATCGCTGGCGCCTTTCCGATCTGGGGTGCGAAGATCAGCTCTGCTCTTGGTATCGATGTCGCAAGCTGGCAGTTCTGGCAAAATCCCGGAAATGCCAAAAACCTGAGCTCGAGCATATTTTCCAATGTCACTTCGGTCATGGATTTCGGCATTATTGCCGGTGCAATGCTCGCCGCTGGTCTCGCTGGCCGTTTTGCATTTAAATTCCGCATGCCTATCGGCTCTGCATGCGCTGCCGTTATTGGCGGTCTGCTTCTCGGCTATGGTGCCCGCGTTGGCTTCGGCTGCAATATCGGCGCATATTTTTCAGGCATTGCGTCAGGAAGCTTGCATGGCTGGCTCTGGGTTGCTGCGGCATTTTTCGGAAACACTGCCGGTGTTTATTTACGCCCCGTTTTCTATAAAAATCCGCAAACTGCACCGCAGATCAAATCATGCTAA
- a CDS encoding DedA family protein yields MVEEYLQHWILQYGPFAYFFILYFESFGAPVPGESGLIAGSLLAAAGKLDLLPMLLCAFSGSVLGDCTGYAIGHFGGEKLLLRYGHYVKLTPERLEKFQNMLDKRGFFFVATARFIVILRQLNGLIAGSGGMAFPKFLVANIIGAAAWTLVWGGGPYLVKFLF; encoded by the coding sequence ATGGTTGAAGAATATTTACAACATTGGATTTTGCAATATGGCCCGTTTGCCTATTTCTTCATCCTCTATTTCGAGTCATTTGGCGCTCCTGTCCCAGGAGAAAGCGGCCTCATCGCCGGCTCTCTGCTCGCCGCTGCGGGAAAGCTCGATTTGCTGCCCATGCTGCTTTGTGCTTTTTCAGGAAGTGTACTTGGCGATTGCACGGGTTATGCTATAGGCCATTTCGGCGGCGAAAAACTTTTATTGCGCTACGGTCATTACGTGAAACTCACACCGGAACGGCTCGAAAAGTTTCAAAATATGCTTGATAAACGCGGCTTTTTCTTCGTTGCCACAGCCCGTTTCATTGTAATTCTGCGCCAATTGAACGGCCTTATTGCCGGTTCCGGAGGAATGGCTTTCCCAAAATTTCTGGTCGCCAATATTATCGGGGCAGCCGCGTGGACTCTTGTTTGGGGCGGCGGCCCCTATCTCGTAAAATTTTTATTCTGA